In a single window of the Gossypium hirsutum isolate 1008001.06 chromosome D02, Gossypium_hirsutum_v2.1, whole genome shotgun sequence genome:
- the LOC107907711 gene encoding probable CCR4-associated factor 1 homolog 11, whose protein sequence is MSISSNKSVVVRQVFAEDLDSELLMIKTAILRYPFVSIDTEFPGTIFKPNKQVIREGNPIINYHYMKLNVDALQVIQLGLSLSDAQDCYASDSIELLKRQGIDFEKNKEKGIDSKDFAKKFWDYGLLFNCYGLKSITWITFHGTYDFGFMLKILTQSPLPLHLHSFMHQLAYFFGYNIFDLKYTFKFLGLLGGLEKIAQTLNVARITGSSHQAGSDSLLTLQCFMKLKSENIFESKWNETNQMLLPPLALYGLVQTIG, encoded by the exons ACTTTTGATGATTAAGACAGCAATTCTGAGGTATCCTTTTGTATCTATAGATACTGAATTTCCGGGGACGATATTTAAACCCAATAAGCAAGTGATCCGTGAAGGCAATCCGATTATCAATTACCATTATATGAAGTTGAATGTTGACGCACTTCAAGTTATTCAGCTCGGCTTGAGTCTTTCAGATGCTCAAG ACTGCTATGCTAGCGATTCGATCGAGCTACTCAAACGTCAAGGGATAGATTTTGAGAAGAATAAAGAGAAAGGGATTGATTCTAAAGATTTTGCAAAGAAGTTTTGGGATTACGGCTTGCTTTTCAACTGCTATGGTCTGAAAAGTATTACTTGGATTACTTTTCACGGCACTTATGACTTCGGATTCATGCTAAAGATTCTTACTCAAAGTCCACTGCCTTTGCATCTTCACTCGTTCATGCATCAATTGGCTTATTTCTTTGGCTACAACATTTTCGACCTCAAATACACCTTCAAGTTCTTGGGACTGCTAGGCGGTTTAGAGAAAATAGCTCAAACATTAAACGTGGCTCGTATTACCGGATCAAGTCATCAAGCCGGGTCGGACAGTCTACTCACGCTTCAATGTTTTATGAAGCTCAAGAGTGAGAATATTTTTGAATCTAAGTGGAACGAGACAAATCAAATGTTGCTGCCTCCCCTAGCATTATACGGACTAGTTCAAACCATAGGATGA